Part of the Choloepus didactylus isolate mChoDid1 chromosome 10, mChoDid1.pri, whole genome shotgun sequence genome is shown below.
GAGGGCGACATCGCGCTGCAGATTCATTTCACGCTGATCCAGGCTTTCTGCTGCGAGAACGACATCGATATCGTGCGCGTCGGCGACGTGCAGCGGCTGGCGGCGATCGTGGGTGCCGGCGACGAGGCGGGCGCGCCGGGCGACCTGCACTGCATCCTCATCTCGGTGAGTGCCCGCCCCCGCTGTCGCCATCCCCCGAACCCCGACCCGGGATACTGGCCGCAGCCAGGCTGACCTCTCCACCCCTCTCCCCGCAGAACCCCAACGAGGACTCGTGGAAAGACCCCGCCTTGGAGAAGCTTAACCTTTTCTGCGAGGAGAGCCGCAGCGTCAACGATTGGGTGCCCAGTATCACCCTTCCCGAGTGACGGTGCGGGGCCGCGGAGACCTTGGTCTGATCAACGTGGCGCTATGCGCCGGGGCGCCGAGCGCGTGGCTGGTTCTGTGGATTAAGCCCCCGGAGGGAGCCGGAATGAGTCGTGGAGACTTGGCAGGCGGTGGCGCTTGGAGCGGGGCGCGGAGCCGCGGGCCAATTCCCGAGGTGGGCGGGGCGCGACGGCGGCGGCGGCAGTGAGGGCCAGGCTCGCCCCGGAGCTGAGGGACTTTGCAAGTGTCCGGGAGCTGCTGCTCTCCCAGGAAGGCCGGAGGGCTGGGGACGTTGTCTGCAGGCGGCTGGGAAGGCAAGACTGGCTGGCTGCACAAGGAAGGGTGACTCAGCAGCAGCGTGCGTTCAGCAGAATCGAGGGGAAAGGCGAGACGACTGTGGATTTGAGGCAGTTACAGGAACGCTGGCGAATTTAGCAGACTCGCACTGCTTTTTTGCAAACGGATCAGGGCaatgattcatttttatttttcttttttaaaggatgTTGCTGTTGGAGCTTTTGAGTTTGACAATAAATGTATTGAAACCAACTTACTCTCTTTATTGAGGGGAAGGGGGTTGCTTGCTGAGGGGGGTGGGTGCCTGCCAGGCTTTCAGATGACTTGTTGAAACCTGGAACTGGATGGCACCTGTTCTTATCTTCCTGTCGGGCACAAATGACAGGCTCCCAGGACACTGGCTCAGTGTTGGGGTAAAACTTGGGGCCCCTGTTCCTGTTTCTCTTATTTTGGGAAGATTTTAAAACTTGCCAGACAGGAGCATACCATAGATAAGGCTCCAGGGGAGCAGCTTAAGGGGTGGCCATCTGAGCCGATAACAGTGacctttccccctctctcctcttcttccccTACCCCCACCGCCCCCTCCTTCCCGACAGCTGCTTATCTCAACAGCTTGCAGGATGCAGACAGAGTCTTCCTGCACAATGAGCCTTGCCTTCTGCAAGCGCTGCCCTTTGAGGTCCCTGGAGGATGGCAGCACAAAAGGGAACTTTTCTCATAAAAACTTTGATAACAAAGGGACTGTGCTTACGGGAATGTTACAGAGGTATTAATATCAGATGTGACACTTGATGACTGCATTTAATTATGAGTCATGATTCTGTCATGACTGTGATGTAACTTTAAAAGATCTGAGCCGGATCGGGAAGGGAGCGTCTGCACAAATAGACAAGCGGTTCTGAGTGCCCTTAGCATCTGCTGCCTACTATTTTGAATGTTCTCTGCCTACATCAGTTACTGGGACCACCTATTCACACTCCCATTTAAAggcttagaaaattttaaaattctgcatatTTTAAGCAAAGACTCTTTAAAAAAGGATCCAGATGGGCAGGGGGTAAGGGAATGTGCTGAGTTAAATCAATCTGGTTTTTAGACCAATGCATCTCAATTGCACTCCACGTGTCCTGCACTGGAGTAGCTCCCAGCAGGGGAAATACATGTGCAGCACCTACACTGTCAGCCAGACTGCCAAGCAGTCTACAGAGCTTTCTGGGGAAAGGATGGGTGCTGTGATGTTTTCTAAGAATTAAACTCTACTGACTGATCCTAGGACCTGGGGTGGCTGATTTGCCTCATTGGATGCGGGTTTTTTAAACGAGCTCTCCAGATTGTGAAAACATTAGCAGGAAAGCGGGACTGCCCCAGCCTACTCTTTCCTGAATGAAAGCATCTTGTTGCATCTTGATCAgctcttcaaaatatttctcGTTGATAGAGTCCTGGTGAAATAATTCAACTATGTCTGCCCAAGTTTCACTAATGTTTTCCTAATCTGTCATTCCAAGCTCTCCCTGTTGAGATGAAGTCTTGCTGGGGTGGGTTTACATGCACAGGCCAACTTTCCAGCATAATGACCATTGCACTGCGACATGTCGAAGTAAACAGAAATGGGGCACGGTGACTTTAAAATGTGCTGTCAAAGGAGTAAATTTAGCAGAACATTGCACAGCACAGGCGACAGGCCCTCCTGCTGGCCAAGTGGTCCTTGTGGAACATTAAATCAACAATCCTTAGAATACTTGGCTTTCTTTGCTTAGAAAGTACTGCAAGCCCACTTGTCTGACAATctgcagggggaaaaaaacacatgtgTGGACACAGGGCCAGACCCAAGAGCttgtgcttaattttttttttttttttgatgacagGGTGTTTTAACAGAAATCCTTCAATGCTACTAAAATGAAGTATCCCAGAGGGCTGGCAACAAAATGAACACAAGCTGTTTATCAACACATCGCATTTAATACTTCCAACAGCTCTATGTGATAACATGCTCAATACATGCTAATTACTACATGCGTGTTGGATTAATCCATGCAGACTGCTTTAACACAATGCCCCACCTCTAGGAAGTGCTGCATGAGTGTTAATTTGATAATAGTACTTAAAAGTGAATGGAAATGCTTGCTCAGGACCACAGAGCTAGCAAGTGGACTAGTGGATTTTTGAGCCAAATGAGGCTGATTATCTGTGCCAGTATACTTCCAGGTATTGGGGTGCTTGTGTTCTCagataagtttttaaatttatatatatgtgtgatatatatatatagagagaagcaCAATACAAAAattgtaaaatggaaaatatttataggaaaaagaaaa
Proteins encoded:
- the GADD45G gene encoding growth arrest and DNA damage-inducible protein GADD45 gamma — protein: MTLEEVRGQETVPESTARMQSAGKALHELLLSAQRQGCLTAGVYESAKVLNVDPDNVTFCVLAADEEDEGDIALQIHFTLIQAFCCENDIDIVRVGDVQRLAAIVGAGDEAGAPGDLHCILISNPNEDSWKDPALEKLNLFCEESRSVNDWVPSITLPE